One window of Haemorhous mexicanus isolate bHaeMex1 chromosome 16, bHaeMex1.pri, whole genome shotgun sequence genomic DNA carries:
- the LOC132334547 gene encoding serine/threonine-protein kinase pim-1-like: protein MSYTQFAFPWISLESNAGEAQQGLKEQYRLGSLLGRGGFGSVFAATRLSDGAPVAIKRVPRERVRHWGELPDGTSAPLEIVLLAKVSTGFPGVVQLLEWLELPNDVLMVLERPERCQDLQHFIRARGFLPEEVARELFRQVLEAVRHCTSCGVLHRDIKPENILVDLATGQAKLIDFGCGTYLQDTAYTHFAGTRSYSPPEWTHFGWYYGRPATIWSLGILLHQMVCGEHPFRRGQNISWDHQLSLP from the exons ATGAGCTACACCCAGTTTGCCTTCCCCTGGATTTCtctggaaagcaatgctggagag gcacagcagggcctgaaggagcagtaccggctgggctcgctgctggggcgcggcggcttcggcagcgtcttcgcggccacgcggctctcggacggtgccccg gtggccatcaaaagggTGCCACGGGAGCGCGTCCGGCActggggcgagctg cccgacggcaccagcgcacccctggagatcgtgctgctggccaaggtgtccactggcttccctggtgtggtccagctgctggagtggcttgaGCTCCCCAACGATGTcttgatggtgctggagcgcccggagcggtgtcaggacctgcagcatttcattcgGGCACGGGGCTTCCTGCCCGAGGAGGTGGCGCGGGAgctgttccgccaggtgctggaggccgtgcggcactgcaccagctgcggggtcctgcacagggacatcaaaccagagaacatcctggttgacctggccaccgggcaggccaaattgattgactttggctgtggcacGTACTTGCAGGACACAGCCTACactcactttgcag gaacacGGTCATACAGCCCCCCGGAATGGACCCACTTTGGCTGGTACTATGGCAGGCCAGctaccatctggtccctgggcatcctgctgcaccagatggtctgtggggagcaccctttcaggaggggccagaacatcagctgggaccatcagctctcgctgcc atga
- the LOC132334548 gene encoding olfactory receptor 14J1-like: MSNSSSISHFLLLALADTRQLQLLHFCLLLGISLAALLGNGLIISAVACGHHLHTPMFFFLLNLALTDLGSICTTVPKAMHNSLWDTRNISYKGCSAQLFLVFFFPTAKFSLLTVMSYDRYVSICKPLLYGTLLGSRACAHMAAAAWASAFLNALLHTANTFSLPLCHGNALGQFFCEIPHILKLSCSHSKLREHGIIVVVASLAFGCFVFMVYSYVQIFRAVLRILSEQGRHKAFSTCLPHLAVVSLFLSTGTFAHLKPPSISSPSLDLAVSVLYSVVPPALNPLIYSLRNQELKAALRKMITDGFQ, from the coding sequence atgtccaacagcagctccatcagccacttcctcctgctggcactggcagacacgcggcagctgcagctcctgcacttctgcctcttgctgggcatctccctggctgccctcctgggcaacggcctcatcatcagcgccgtagcctgcggccaccacctgcacacgcccatgttcttcttcctgctcaacctggccctcactgacctgggctccatctgcaccactgtgcccaaagccatgcacaattccctctgggacaccaggaacaTCTCCTACAAAGGATGTTCTGCACAGCTATTTCtagttttcttcttccccacaGCAAAATTTTCCTTGCTCACAGTCATGAGCTAtgaccgctacgtgtccatctgcaaacccctgctctacgggaccctcctgggcagcagagcttgtgcccacatggcagcagctgcctgggccagtgcctttctcaatgctctgctgcacacagccaatacattttccctgcccctgtgccatggcaatgccctgggccagttcttctgtgaaatcccacacatcctcaagctctcctgctcacactccAAACTCAGGGAGCATGGAATTATTGTAGTTGTTGCCTCTTTAGcctttggttgttttgtgttcatggtttactcctatgtgcagattttcagggctgtgctgaggatcctctctgagcagggacggcacaaagccttttccacctgcctccctcacctggctgtggtctccctgttcctcagcactggcacatttgctcacctgaagcctccctccatctcctccccatccctggatctggcagtgtcagttctgtactcggtggtgcctccagccctgaaccccctcatctacagcctgaggaaccaggagctcaaggctgcctTGAGGAAAATGATCACAGATGGTTTTCAGTAG